In a genomic window of Arvicanthis niloticus isolate mArvNil1 chromosome 8, mArvNil1.pat.X, whole genome shotgun sequence:
- the LOC117713879 gene encoding cytochrome c oxidase subunit NDUFA4 codes for MLRQILGQAKKHPSLIPLFVFIGAGGTGAALYVLRLALFNPDVSWDRKNNPEPWNKLGPNDQYKFYSVNVDYSKLKKEGPDF; via the coding sequence ATGCTCCGCCAGATCCTCGGGCAAGCCAAGAAGCATCCCAGCTTGATTCCTCTCTTCGTGTTTATTGGAGCAGGGGGCACCGGAGCAGCGCTGTATGTGCTGCGTTTGGCATTGTTCAATCCAGATGTCAGCTGGGACAGGAAGAATAACCCTGAGCCTTGGAACAAACTGGGTCCCAATGATCAATATAAGTTCTACTCAGTGAATGTGGACTACAGCAAACTGAAGAAAGAAGGCCCAGACTTCTAA